From the genome of Athalia rosae chromosome 3, iyAthRosa1.1, whole genome shotgun sequence:
CAGGATACGGTCTGATTATAATATCTTACTGTTACACGTACACCGAACGGACGGGAAAGAAAGACTTGAGCATCTTTTAGGTTCTTCCGGTGGTAAGTAGCGAGTCGTGTTTTGCGGCCACAAACCAGAGTAGAGATATATACGGTAGGAGTATATAACTGTACGGTAAGTTTGCAATTTCTGGACCGCGCCGCCTACCTTTCGCGTTCACCGGTAGCTCTTTGACATCGTCAATCGTTCAGGTGCACGCCCCGCGGCTAAATCCTAACCGcaattatcgatcgatcgaatgtttacattattatatataccgaaCATGTATCCATAACGCCGCAAACTCTCTGCACGACTAACGTAATTCGTTTCCGCTAAAACGAAACATCTGCGATTCCATAACATCGCTGATTAGATTTACCAACGATTCGAACTCTACGAATAAACCGGCGGGTAATCGAGTCATCCCCCTTTGACTCTATCGatggcgttgaaaatttttgaacgatcgctcatcgttcgttcgttcgttgcgcGTGAAATTTGATCCGCCGATGACACCGGTTCCCGTACAGTTTCGGTGTCGAACGGTACGTGATATATTACGAGAGAAAAGGCGCTGCTTTACTTCCAGGTGTACCTCGACCCACAGCGAGCGCGTGTCGCGAGTCATAATACGCGTGGATACCCGGGACTCGTTCAGGTGTGCGGGCAGGGACATCGCCGGGGGCGGAGAAAAGTCGTACGTAGTACTCGactttttgagaaaaaaaataaaagtaaaaaaaaaaaaaaaacaattcgacaTTCGAGAATGCGTTGAAATACACGAGCGACCGGACGATGAATAACTTTGATCCCGACACACGCGTTTCGTATACGGTATCGATTCAGCTGTAGTAGATACCTACAGACATTATATACGAAAGCACATAACAGTCGCCGACCGCGAGCTACCCAGGTAAAACAATTCCACCGAAGTGGACCATGGGAATTGAAATGTGACAGTCGGAGGGAGTTAACGCACACATGATTTCCCAGACGCCCCACTACTCTCTCGTTCTTCGACTCCGCAAAGCGAATCCAGCTAGGTAACAACGCGGCGGTAACTAATTCATCCGCGGGATGAcatgtgtgcgcgcgcgcgatTCGTGACCTAATCCTCCGTTAGATTATTTTACAGACGGCCGTTCGCGTCGATCGAATGGCATCTTATTCacgaagggatgaaatttttcatatcaccGTGAAAACGTTTCGCCGCGTCGATTGTATATTGTATCGTTGCTACGAAGCGCACAGGTCTTCGTAGGTCGAGTCTGCGGGCgttcatccccctccccccccagcGCGAAACTCCGAAGGACTGGGTACGCATTGACGCGAGGtctgaatgaaattgaaaaaaagtccaaGCCCCGATATTCGTTTGCGTTATTGGTGACGCGTAAGGGAATCCTCGATCCGCTGCCTCCTGTATTTTagagagtgaaaatttttatcctcgcGATGAGGATTTGTAAAGAGGGTCTCTCCTTTCATCCGATTTACGCGGCGGCGCCTTTCGGAATTCCGAGAtgcgagaaagaagaaaaaaaaaaaatatatatcgcaTCTCGTGGTGCCATCTCTTAATTGCGGATAAACAACGAACGTTACTGGCGTAAATTTGTGTACGTGACGAGCGAAGGGGGATCGCGGTGTTGACCGACGTACCGCCACACGGAATCGGTATTCCGTCTTCGAATTCCCTCGACCAACGTATATGTGCACTCGTCTCGTCTATCTCGGACATGGGTAAACCGAATGCCTTGGGATCGGTACACTATGTGGTAATATTATGTACTTACGTATTAGTACATGCGTCCGTATACCGCAACGTTCTCGGGATCGATATGCCCTTCGACGTGTATAGTTCAAACAAGAACTACAACCTCATTCGACTCCGAAGCTATGAGCAAACAAATAATTTAACGATACCCACCACGTCGTGTGTCCGGTCAAACCGGCACGAGCCATGATTAACCAGCCGAATCGTCCCTCGACGATCCGTGTTCTgagtagaaaaacgaaaaaaaaaaaaaatccgacgagATAATTcgttcataattttttgatataatctTCGCTTCGAACTGAATTAAATTtaagaaaattcattcggaCGTTCGATAATCTTATCCAGGAACATACGCTTACGTAATTGGTATAAACAATTACAAGGGCACGTAATTTTATCACCACGTTAAACGCAAGCGTTTAAAAATCGTACCTCGTTCAATTCACGCTGGGTATAACCCAGGCGTGCGAATATCACAGTCCGCATCTTCTATAATCTCTCCGCAACTAGCTACGCTTCTGTATATTTGCCGAGAATCGTTCAACCGATTCGGATTAATTTTCACTGCGAGAATAGGGCTCCGATTAATACGGGCCATAACAGACGTTTCGCGTCAAGGGCTTACACGGTCGTATCTCGCGAACAACGAGTCGATTGCGGCACATCTGTTTCGAATCTGTCTGgaatcataaaaatttcacgatcgcGATATCTACGTGTAACCGTAAGgacgtcaaattttcatacgaCGTACAGGTGCTGGTTCTCGATACTCGCAAGCGGGATGAAATTTATGTAGGTTGAATAGATGTATGCGGATGTAGGTACGAAAACGCTATAGCttcgattttcaatatctcggcaaacattttttcctaTAAAACACAAATGTAACCGAAAAATatgcgttgaattttttataaaattgcgAATTCATTCGTGTAAATGAAGAAAGTGGTGAGACATCTGCACTTTTGATGTTAATTTTTGCGTGTACACAAAGTTTCTTACGGCACTTGACATCCTTAAAATACTGGCTGGTAACAGACGGGGTGAGTCGAACTTCCACACATCGTAACGGTGGACTTCATCGACGACTCGCCGAGagcggaattatttttattccagcaACACGTTCGAATTacggaaaatgaatttcatgaattttctcGTAAGTGGAATTCGTTTAGTGAGGGGAGGTAGCAGGTGCAGGttggaaaaagatgaaatcaaCACACaccgtttgtttgtttatttgtcgAAATGATTTGACCATCTCgttaaataatattgaaaCATATTTTCGCGCCTaacacgtggaaaaaaaacgacgtaacTCACGGTCCTGAATCACTGATCTTCCGGTAAGACCGACCCATGTGTGTATGACTTGCGATTAGGatataaaaattctcaaagcaATGTTATCGCGAGTTGCGAGAAATCGTGAGGAGTCAATTATGTTACATTCGGTGTTAATTTTCAATGGAAGCAACTCtgatgaaaaaagcaaaaactaaCAACATACCGCATCGGAGTAGTCACCTGCGGCGAGACGCGATTGGTTGATGTCTCCGGTACGTTTGAATTGTCGATTGTTTTCGCTAGTGCTAAATCCTCGGCAGCGAAAACCAGCCGGTGACGGTTCGGTTAACGGCGAGGATATTAGCAGGACCGAGATAATCGCCGATCAAACAAATTAGCGTATCTTTATGGGATGATCCGGGCGTGCCACATCTTTCCTAATACACAACCTTCTGCACGGAGTTTATTCGATCCCTCGGTATATAAAAGAGTCTCAAACCGAGGAGATTATTCAGTACATTTTTGAGCAGTCCGACATTCGGTTGCGCTTTCGAAAGgataagaaataaatcaaGTAGCAAGGTTTTCAATCGACAGACGTAAAAATATGTCGAAGTTCatctcgcttctttttctcttcgccgcGATTGTTCTCGTCGTGGGGAACCCGCTGCCGGACTACGACCAGGGTGAGGATATTAAAAAACTCGACGAGttcaatttccatcaatttgcACCTTCGTCGGGAAAAATATACGACTGTAGAGTTAGCGTGTAGAAAGTAACTCGAATTATACCCGGTGCGATGTGACGTCGCTCGAAGTTTTCAGTAACATTTTTTTGCTCGCCGATTTCACAGACGGACAAGAGGTTCTGAACGGTGCCGATACTCGTTACTATGGTTTACCCTTCTTCTGGTACCGACGTCCTTTGacggacgacgacggcgacgactaTGGGGGTAACAACGGAGGATACGTTCGTCCCACGAACAATCGTCGCAGGAAAAAAGTTCCGGTCTATCAAACTGCCGGGTGAGCGGTTGAATTGCGAATACGGATATTATCGAGTGTTTCTCAATTAGAGAATAAGGCACTCGAGTATCGAAAGTATCTTTAGTTTTACCGTTGATTTATTGATTGATTGTAGGGCTGCTTGGGGTCGTTAAGCAGCAAGACGTTGGATCAACGTGACATTATTTCACCCGGAACAAGTATGACGCACGCCAGGAGTAGGATAACGAAGAAGCGAGCTATTTTAAATAAACTGCGAACTTTTTCTGCGATACAATCAAGCTACATTACATGACACTATATTAAAAATCGTACTAAATGagattgaataataatcgataGATCAACTTGTTATAGATAATCCATCAAACgataattttacattttacctTTATGAATCGATCAACTTTACCGCAATTATTGGTAATAATTAATGTGCAAATAAACGTCACATTTAAACGCAATacacgaatctttttttcttcaacggtATCCCCCCCGTCTGCCACGTTTCGACGACGAGAAGCTCGACGTTCAGCCAGATTTTTCTCGCCAAATATTTACACGTGCGATAACGATCCTCGATGAACTTGGTCGATTTCACAGCGTTAATTTCCTTCACAATGACCGTAACTAATGACGCGCTATACGATGTGCGGCAGGGCACTGTGCGCCTGGTATTGAAAGGTTCCTAATCTTATTATCACGATTTATTATACGGTGGCGTTCACCGTGAAATACGTCAAAGGCtgaagtataggtatattgaaTATTTGAGAGAGGAGCCAGCGGACTGCGGAGACAGGAGATCCGAGGGGTATATAAACGCCCGGCTGATATTCGGATGAAATCAGTTACTCGCTGGACACGGGGAGGCAGACTTATTAGCGAtcagagagagatagagagagaatgAAGTCTCCGTCGGGGGCGCCAGCTCGTGTTATTCTCATcgtcttattttctcatctgTTCATCGTTTCCGACGGCTCGCCAATCCGCGACGGACTAAGCGGTgagaatattcaaaaataatttcatagaaTCTCGCTGAATTCCCGATCAATCATTCGACCAGGTAACCCGGCAGATATCTGGGTGGAcacgacgttgaaaaaattttacggacCATGGCCGAGTCTGAGGAAAGCTAACGGACAAGATGTGGACTACGGCGATTACGGGGTGGTTCTGCCGGAAGTGGTCGATGGGGCGACCGGCGATTTTCCATCGAATTACGAATTCGGCGACTCGGACGTTCTGTTTGCACCGAGTGCCGTGGATCAGAGCGGATCGGTTGGCAAAGCGGGTGACGCCGATCAAAACGAGGATCCCAACGATCTCGATAACCGAGACTATAACGGAAACGTAGCGTGGACCTCAGCGGCGATGTAATTGTCGTTCATCCGGCAAATTATCGATTTCTTGTATCTCGTGTGTATAAGGGCGATCGTAGCATGTGATGGATAATCAAAACGTGCGGTGtctgaatgaaataaaaaaaaaagaattggaaataACGGAGCGTTAAGGTAAAAATCTACGAAGAATCAAATAGTGCAGGCGTCCCTTCGATCGTTTCGCGTCACAGACGACGCTTGATAACACCTCAATTAGGTATCCATAATTATTCTCTCGCCCCAGCTCGTCGCACTCCTTCAACGAGGTCATTGAGGTACCTACCGCGTACAGTCTTGAGGAGGTCGACAATGACTGACGAACTTTGTGCGAATAAATCTCGGTCTCAATTGTTTCCTTTTCAGACTTGTGAGTTCAGTTTATTCTCTGGCAGGACGCGCGGGGTTGCGCGGCGGTAGGTAGGCTCATTGTTCTTGTCACGAATGAACTGCTGCTTGCGTCTCGctcggaaaataattaacaccCTTGTCGTTTCGGAGAAGTTTTttctacgtaggtatacacccACCTTACTCTACGTACGCTTGCAACCGGCTAGCGAGAACGAGTGTCGCTGTTCAAAGCACTTTTGTCTCGTAAAACCTGCCAGCGGAGGCTTCTTTTTCACCgctaaaataaaaaggagtcTTCGTTTTCAAGGTAGACGGCAAACGCGTCCTCGTGTCGTcgttactttgaaaaaaattttccatcggctCTAtcctcgttgaaaaattcaggaaaTATTTAACTCAATGAGATTCGCAATCGGATTACCCTTGACCATTAAAAATTGGACAACCAAAATcaatccgataaaaaaaattttctggacaagacaaaaaattgacaacgGTGTGAGACCTTTTCACATCTGAAAGGCATAAAATCACCCGATTCTATCGATTGGAAAACCGAGCAAGTTCCATGCGTACCTGATTGTACACCAACAGCAAACACGTTGATGCGTCATCAAACATTTGCCGACATTGATGAGGATGGGGATatgatgaggaggaggaggaggaggaggtgacCACGGTGGAGTTATCAAGTTGCCAGTCCGATAAGAAGATAAGTTTGATCGTTAGAGTTAGTTTCATAAACCTAATCTCGATCAGTTTAGAAGCGAGCAGCGTAGCGTGCGATTCATGACTTCAACGTATATTCGTTTCCCCATGTGATTCCGATCTGCTTCCAATTTCACCTGAACTCAGTCACCGCGTTCCGATTATGGGGGGAAACATCAAATACCAGCCATTGTTTCAGAAGCCCAGGCTGTCCAGGGGGCTGAAAAGATTCCAGTGCGGACGGTTCaagatcatcgtcatcggcgTACTGACAATATCGCTGCTCGTCGTAGCCGTCCGCGTCATCTCGGTAGGTCGAGATTTTAATTCTCCCGTTCTTACGGTGGAACGTCCTCAAGTAAGTGTCAGTGAAACAACGGGGCCCCAGTCTCCCTAAGTTCCAATTATTCAGTCGCGGGCTTACCGCAGCCTTTTCACTCTCGTCGCGTTGACCTGAATTACCGCAGGGTGGTGGGGAGTTTGGTCCACCGAGTCGTACGTTTCGCACACCGCTTGATATCGCGCATGTTGCGGTATTCGATAAATTCCGGTATACGTTACAGAGACACATCAGACTGACAACGATACGGAACATTCAGAATGAGTTCGGTGACATGTTCGACGTCGAATTGGCCACCGCTTCGATTGAATCTTCCAAGCCGCACGAGTGGAAGCTGACCGACGTTGAGGAGTCGCACATTTTTTCCGCTTACCTCGACACGAGACCGGAAGTGATCCTCGATCACGGGCACAACGACGCCCCGAAAGAAATCACCTGGGCGATGGTAAATACTTTCTTTGTGATATTTTgttctgaaattcaaaaaaatagcTAATCCACTTTTCGTCGGCAGATACGAATCATAGCGATCCTTCCGTCGAATTTGACGTCCGCTCCTCTGACTTGCGTTTACAAGTACCGTAACAACGGTGATTATTCGGAGGATTCGTTCACATTGAGGAAAAGAGGGGCTACCAGCGTTCAGCAAGCGGCCGCCGTAGAGAGGCACGGGATGAAGTACAACGCATTTTTTGTACTCTGCGATCTGAAAATTGACACCGAAACGACCCCCGAGACATTCTACTTGAAGAAGCACATACCGTATGAAATAACTTTCACCGACAGGAATTTGGATGACCCCGGTCAAGTGAAAAGCGACTCTTTCGTTCGCATACTCTATCCGGAGAACGGGATATCCCGGTCCGAAGTCACGACGGACTTCATGGCCGTCTGCGTCGGTGTATCGCGTAACAATTTTGACAGAGCTTTGAACTTGGTGGAGTACATAGAATTCTACCGCATGATGGGCGTCGGCCGTTTCACATTTTACAATAATTCGATATCCGCGAGAGCGAACGCCGTGTTGGAATATTACAGAGATCGGGGTGTCGTCGATGTGATGAACTGGGATCTCCCCCCGTACTACGTATCCGAACGAACGCTCAGAGTGGACGGAATGTTCGCCGCGTTGAACGACTGTCTTTACCGAAGTTCGTTTCACAAGAAATTCAAGTACGTAGcgatcgtcgacgtcgacgagttCATAGTGCCGAGAAAACACGATAATTTCGAATCGATGATGCGATATCTGGATCCCGTGAAACCGGACGGTAAGAAGGGTAAACAGGCATCCTTCGTATTCCGGAACATGTTTTTCTATCTGATGCTGGACGACGACCCTGTAACCTTAGCTCCAGGTGATCGCTGAATATCCCTAACGTTGGCGAGAATTTTCGAGGgtctaaaaaattaattctttccTTCTCACTCGTTCCCAGATGTACCCAAGTTATTGACTCATTCGAAGACGTCGAGGTGGGAGGGTATATCGCCCTGGTCGGTACGCAGCAAGTACGTCGTCCGAGGCAGAGACGCCGTGGAGCTCGGAAACCATCAAACTTGGCAATTGAGGAACACCTGCTCACCCTTCAGTCTCCGTGAGTCGTTGTCCAagaattatacatgtacatacgacGCTAttcttcgatgaaaattttctcatcgattcgATTCTCCCGGTCGCAGGGTACCAGGAATACGCGGTGGACCCGGCGATAGCCGCCTCCCAGCATTATCGATACTGCGAAACCAACATCGAAACATGTTGGCAGAGACGAACGCTGAGGGACAGAACCGCTCACAAATTCACGAAGTTACTCGGCGACAAGGTCGCTGCTGCGTGCAGAGAAATAGCCAATGACAGTTGTTCGAACGGCGACTGATGTTCGAACTACGATGAATCTGGTAAACGTCAAAAGGCTGATGAAAAGGagtttgcaaatattttccgTGGGTAAAGTGAAGTATAAACAAATTAACGGTAGGAATCTGACGGAGCAAATATAGGCAACAAACGTACGCTGACGAGTCGCAATTAcgtcgtataattttattacatttttattctcgaacagaaaaaataccAACGACCGGCGCGATCCGAGCGATGACCGAGGGTATGGTAAAATCGTATCGCAGTAATTAAACCAGAAACAGAGATTCATCTCCCGCCCGGCAGTCTTTCGTGTACAAAGTTTGAACCGTTGTATCCGCGTCGAATACACAAAACTTTATCCCAGGGGTTTAGTGATTTATGAATGACTGTTCACAATGACGATATAACTTGACGAAAGTTTACGAGATTCTCAGGGTTTCGAGGCGTCAAGAAGTCAAATCGCGACGAAATTACGAGGACCGTTCCACTCGCTAATCGGCGATGCCGTTAGGTTCAATAAGGTAACGTAAAACAAACCAATGTACGGAGAAAGTACAAGGGAAAATTGAGGATCAACTGCGCGCAGATCTGATTTATTGTCAATTAGAATTGAAGCCGCTGCGTTAGACGACATTCCTGATGAGACCGACGAAATTCTGGTCGATATGACGTGATGTGTTCGCGATATGCGGTCGATCGCGAGAGTCGTTGAAATTCGTTGATTAGGAATACCCGAGGCAATCGCGACCTCCGCAAACTCCTTAACCGTGATACAAAAATGTTATTCCCGTGAGTTGCCTGCGGGCGGAGGCATTCGGGGTCTCGTCGCCACTCATCAGGGAGCATATTAATGTGATTACCCCTCTAACGTTAATCAACTCCGGATAGAACGGTGCTTCTGATGTTAGTTACCCTTCGTCGCATAATTTCCTACTATTTATCAAGCATCGTCGAGGAGTTTCGCTTATaacaagagagagaaatgtcGTACCGTGTAATTAATCTCCCTGGCGTACAAGAAAGCcaaacatagaaaaaaaaaaataaaaaaataaaaaaaagaaagaaagaaacagagCCATTGAAGATTATTCAACGCATtacgtcgggagtacgatcaGCAGAATTATCGCATCGTTTCCCCGCGCGGAAGGATAAATTTCACGCTTCTtcgactgagaaaaaaaaaaacaaaaaaaaaaaaatgcactcGCGAGTATCCCGAGTCCCCCGAACTAATTTACCGGTTCAATTCGGATAAAAAGTCACGGGAATCTCTCTCAAGATGCTGCTCGATCCGATTGGTCGCGTAACGAGTACATCGTGTACGGGGGTTGTTGGCTACTACGCGAATCTCTGCCGAGGGAAAGACGCTTATAAATCTGTTTGGCCAAAACGAATGACTACGTCTACCCCAGCTCTCGGTCTCGACGCGAGGGAATTGCGAATTCGGATAACCGGGGTACTCTGTACGTGGATGTGAAAAATAAGGTCGGGAAGTTATGGTTCGGCTCACCTTGAGAGTATATAGGAAATTCGCCATCGCTATGACTGTGCGTGAGCATCCTCGCGGAGTAACACTGCCACACCGCTCTTCGCTGGGCTTCGTCCGTTCTAGTCCTGGACCGAGCGGCTTCCTCGTGATCGTCGAAACGCAGAACCCTTGCCACTTCCGGAAATTAACTTCCAAAAACGGATTATCGACGATCTCTGGTACCACGAACACTGACACAGAACTATCGTAGTGACGATAAATTCACTGGATCATTATTTACGACAACTTCGCTGCTATttccttcttcgtttttatttatcttttttttttttttcttttcttatttatttatgagaTCGTTCGAGCCGAATTCACACCGTTGGAGCACTTCGTATAGAGAGCAGAAACTGCACTTAACTTTTACATTGAAAATTACTGCGCGCTGTTGTTTCATTGATTTATCATATTCGCATGAATCGTGAGAATCGTCGAACTTTGGTAGAGAGTCGGGGAAGCGGGTATAACACCGAAGAACAGGgatacgaaaaataaagaaaaaaaaaacgaatgccCGTAGTTTCCTCAGTTTTAAGTTTTCAAACATACcaagagcagcagcagcgcacCAAATGAGTTATTGAACCTCTGAGGCCGAGCAACTCGAGCACTTTTTTCCACGAGACATCAACGAGAAGAAAAGTGTACCTACTAGTAGGCGCGTGTATTTTTGGAGCGCTGTACTTCCGGAGATAGAAATACCAGAGATACCCTAAACTCCGATGTAGCTTTTGTCACGGACTTCGAGTTTTACCTTGGGTAAATCGTCGCTT
Proteins encoded in this window:
- the LOC125500337 gene encoding uncharacterized protein LOC125500337 isoform X2 encodes the protein MKSPSGAPARVILIVLFSHLFIVSDGSPIRDGLSDIWVDTTLKKFYGPWPSLRKANGQDVDYGDYGVVLPEVVDGATGDFPSNYEFGDSDVLFAPSAVDQSGSVGKAGDADQNEDPNDLDNRDYNGNVAWTSAAM
- the LOC125500337 gene encoding uncharacterized protein LOC125500337 isoform X1; this translates as MKSPSGAPARVILIVLFSHLFIVSDGSPIRDGLSGNPADIWVDTTLKKFYGPWPSLRKANGQDVDYGDYGVVLPEVVDGATGDFPSNYEFGDSDVLFAPSAVDQSGSVGKAGDADQNEDPNDLDNRDYNGNVAWTSAAM
- the LOC105687714 gene encoding uncharacterized protein LOC105687714 isoform X1, with amino-acid sequence MGGNIKYQPLFQKPRLSRGLKRFQCGRFKIIVIGVLTISLLVVAVRVISVGRDFNSPVLTVERPQRHIRLTTIRNIQNEFGDMFDVELATASIESSKPHEWKLTDVEESHIFSAYLDTRPEVILDHGHNDAPKEITWAMIRIIAILPSNLTSAPLTCVYKYRNNGDYSEDSFTLRKRGATSVQQAAAVERHGMKYNAFFVLCDLKIDTETTPETFYLKKHIPYEITFTDRNLDDPGQVKSDSFVRILYPENGISRSEVTTDFMAVCVGVSRNNFDRALNLVEYIEFYRMMGVGRFTFYNNSISARANAVLEYYRDRGVVDVMNWDLPPYYVSERTLRVDGMFAALNDCLYRSSFHKKFKYVAIVDVDEFIVPRKHDNFESMMRYLDPVKPDGKKGKQASFVFRNMFFYLMLDDDPVTLAPDVPKLLTHSKTSRWEGISPWSVRSKYVVRGRDAVELGNHQTWQLRNTCSPFSLRYQEYAVDPAIAASQHYRYCETNIETCWQRRTLRDRTAHKFTKLLGDKVAAACREIANDSCSNGD
- the LOC105687714 gene encoding uncharacterized protein LOC105687714 isoform X2 translates to MGGNIKYQPLFQKPRLSRGLKRFQCGRFKIIVIGVLTISLLVVAVRVISRHIRLTTIRNIQNEFGDMFDVELATASIESSKPHEWKLTDVEESHIFSAYLDTRPEVILDHGHNDAPKEITWAMIRIIAILPSNLTSAPLTCVYKYRNNGDYSEDSFTLRKRGATSVQQAAAVERHGMKYNAFFVLCDLKIDTETTPETFYLKKHIPYEITFTDRNLDDPGQVKSDSFVRILYPENGISRSEVTTDFMAVCVGVSRNNFDRALNLVEYIEFYRMMGVGRFTFYNNSISARANAVLEYYRDRGVVDVMNWDLPPYYVSERTLRVDGMFAALNDCLYRSSFHKKFKYVAIVDVDEFIVPRKHDNFESMMRYLDPVKPDGKKGKQASFVFRNMFFYLMLDDDPVTLAPDVPKLLTHSKTSRWEGISPWSVRSKYVVRGRDAVELGNHQTWQLRNTCSPFSLRYQEYAVDPAIAASQHYRYCETNIETCWQRRTLRDRTAHKFTKLLGDKVAAACREIANDSCSNGD